The following proteins are co-located in the Triticum aestivum cultivar Chinese Spring chromosome 1A, IWGSC CS RefSeq v2.1, whole genome shotgun sequence genome:
- the LOC123190806 gene encoding alanine aminotransferase 2 isoform X2, with the protein MAATVAVDNLNPKVLKCEYAVRGEIVIHAQRLQQQLQTQPGSLPFDEILYCNIGNPQSLGQQPVTFFREVLALCDHPDLLKKEEIKTLFSADSISRAKQILALIPGRATGAYSHSQGIKGLRDAIASGIASRDGFPANADDIFLTDGASPGVHLMMQLLIRNEKDGILVPIPQYPLYSASIALHGGSLVPYYLNESTGWGLEISDVKKQLEDARSRGIDVRALVVINPGNPTGQVLAEENQYDIVKFCKNEGLVLLADEVYQENIYADNKKFHSFKKIVRSLGYGEDDLPLVSYQSVSKGYYGECGKRGGYMEITGFSAPVREQIYKIASVNLCSNITGQILASLVMNPPKASDESYASYKAEKDGILASLARRAKALEIAFSKLEGITCNKAEGAMYLFPQICLPQKAIEAAKAANKAPDAFYALRLLESTGIVVVPGSGFGQVPGTWHFRCTILPQEEKIPAIISRFTVFHETFMAEYRD; encoded by the exons ATGGCTGCCACCGTCGCCGTGGACAACCTCAACCCCAAG GTTTTAAAATGTGAGTATGCTGTGCGTGGAGAGATTGTCATCCATGCTCAG CGCTTGCAGCAACAGCTTCAAACTCAACCAGGATCTCTACCTTTTGATGAG ATCCTCTATTGTAACATTGGGAACCCACAATCTCTTGGTCAGCAACCAGTTACATTCTTCAGGGAG GTTCTTGCACTTTGTGATCATCCAGATCTGTTGAAAAAGGAGGAAATCAAAACATTGTTCAG TGCTGATTCTATTTCTCGAGCAAAGCAGATTCTTGCCTTGATACCTGGAAGAGCAACAGGAGCATACAGTCATAGCCAG GGTATAAAAGGACTTCGTGATGCAATTGCTTCTGGGATCGCTTCACGAGATGGATTCCCTGCTAATGCTGATGACATTTTTCTTACAGATGGAGCAAGCCCTGGG GTGCACCTGATGATGCAATTACTGATAAGGAATGAGAAAGATGGCATTCTTGTCCCGATTCCTCAGTACCCTTTGTACTCGGCTTCTATAGCTCTTCATGGCGGATCTCTT GTCCCATACTATCTCAATGAATCGACGGGCTGGGGTTTGGAAATCTCTGATGTTAAGAAGCAACTCGAAGATGCTCGCTCAAGAGGCATCGACGTTAGGGCTTTGGTGGTTATCAATCCAGGAAATCCTACTGGACAG GTACTTGCTGAGGAAAACCAATATGACATAGTGAAGTTCTGCAAAAATGAGGGTCTTGTTCTTCTGGCTGATGAG GTATACCAAGAGAACATCTACGCTGACAACAAGAAATTCCACTCTTTCAAGAAGATAGTGAGATCCTTGGGATACGGCGAGGATGATCTCCCTCTAGTATCATATCAATCTGTTTCTAAGG GATATTATGGTGAGTGTGGTAAAAGAGGTGGTTACATGGAGATTACTGGCTTCAGTGCTCCAGTAAGAGAGCAGATCTACAAAATAGCATCAGTGAACCTATGTTCCAATATCACCGGCCAGATCCTTGCTAGTCTTGTCATGAACCCACCAAAG GCTAGTGATGAATCATATGCTTCATACAAGGCAGAAAAGGATGGGATCCTTGCATCGTTAGCTCGTCGTGCGAAG GCATTGGAGATTGCATTCAGTAAACTTGAGGGAATTACTTGCAACAAGGCTGAAGGAGCAATGTACCTGTTCCCTCAAATCTGTCTGCCACAGAAGGCGATTGAGGCTGCTAAAGCTGCTAACAAGGCACCTGATGCATTCTATGCTCTTCGTCTCCTTGAGTCGACCGGAATCGTCGTTGTCCCTGGATCTGGATTTGGCCAG gttcctggCACATGGCACTTCAGGTGCACGATCCTTCCGCAGGAGGAGAAGATCCCGGCGATCATCTCCCGCTTCACGGTGTTCCATGAGACGTTCATGGCAGAGTACCGTGACTAA
- the LOC123190806 gene encoding alanine aminotransferase 2 isoform X1, protein MLCVERLSSMLSACSNSFKLNQDLYLLMRSSIVTLGTHNLLVSNQLHSSGRYVNFVPAEFKVCSAGFLHGISQVLALCDHPDLLKKEEIKTLFSADSISRAKQILALIPGRATGAYSHSQGIKGLRDAIASGIASRDGFPANADDIFLTDGASPGVHLMMQLLIRNEKDGILVPIPQYPLYSASIALHGGSLVPYYLNESTGWGLEISDVKKQLEDARSRGIDVRALVVINPGNPTGQVLAEENQYDIVKFCKNEGLVLLADEVYQENIYADNKKFHSFKKIVRSLGYGEDDLPLVSYQSVSKGYYGECGKRGGYMEITGFSAPVREQIYKIASVNLCSNITGQILASLVMNPPKASDESYASYKAEKDGILASLARRAKALEIAFSKLEGITCNKAEGAMYLFPQICLPQKAIEAAKAANKAPDAFYALRLLESTGIVVVPGSGFGQVPGTWHFRCTILPQEEKIPAIISRFTVFHETFMAEYRD, encoded by the exons ATGCTGTGCGTGGAGAGATTGTCATCCATGCTCAG CGCTTGCAGCAACAGCTTCAAACTCAACCAGGATCTCTACCTTTTGATGAG ATCCTCTATTGTAACATTGGGAACCCACAATCTCTTGGTCAGCAACCAGTTACATTCTTCAGGGAGGTATGTGAATTTTGTACCTGCAGAGTTTAAAGTTTGTTCCGCTGGATTCTTACATGGTATATCGCAGGTTCTTGCACTTTGTGATCATCCAGATCTGTTGAAAAAGGAGGAAATCAAAACATTGTTCAG TGCTGATTCTATTTCTCGAGCAAAGCAGATTCTTGCCTTGATACCTGGAAGAGCAACAGGAGCATACAGTCATAGCCAG GGTATAAAAGGACTTCGTGATGCAATTGCTTCTGGGATCGCTTCACGAGATGGATTCCCTGCTAATGCTGATGACATTTTTCTTACAGATGGAGCAAGCCCTGGG GTGCACCTGATGATGCAATTACTGATAAGGAATGAGAAAGATGGCATTCTTGTCCCGATTCCTCAGTACCCTTTGTACTCGGCTTCTATAGCTCTTCATGGCGGATCTCTT GTCCCATACTATCTCAATGAATCGACGGGCTGGGGTTTGGAAATCTCTGATGTTAAGAAGCAACTCGAAGATGCTCGCTCAAGAGGCATCGACGTTAGGGCTTTGGTGGTTATCAATCCAGGAAATCCTACTGGACAG GTACTTGCTGAGGAAAACCAATATGACATAGTGAAGTTCTGCAAAAATGAGGGTCTTGTTCTTCTGGCTGATGAG GTATACCAAGAGAACATCTACGCTGACAACAAGAAATTCCACTCTTTCAAGAAGATAGTGAGATCCTTGGGATACGGCGAGGATGATCTCCCTCTAGTATCATATCAATCTGTTTCTAAGG GATATTATGGTGAGTGTGGTAAAAGAGGTGGTTACATGGAGATTACTGGCTTCAGTGCTCCAGTAAGAGAGCAGATCTACAAAATAGCATCAGTGAACCTATGTTCCAATATCACCGGCCAGATCCTTGCTAGTCTTGTCATGAACCCACCAAAG GCTAGTGATGAATCATATGCTTCATACAAGGCAGAAAAGGATGGGATCCTTGCATCGTTAGCTCGTCGTGCGAAG GCATTGGAGATTGCATTCAGTAAACTTGAGGGAATTACTTGCAACAAGGCTGAAGGAGCAATGTACCTGTTCCCTCAAATCTGTCTGCCACAGAAGGCGATTGAGGCTGCTAAAGCTGCTAACAAGGCACCTGATGCATTCTATGCTCTTCGTCTCCTTGAGTCGACCGGAATCGTCGTTGTCCCTGGATCTGGATTTGGCCAG gttcctggCACATGGCACTTCAGGTGCACGATCCTTCCGCAGGAGGAGAAGATCCCGGCGATCATCTCCCGCTTCACGGTGTTCCATGAGACGTTCATGGCAGAGTACCGTGACTAA